A DNA window from Bradyrhizobium sp. CCBAU 53421 contains the following coding sequences:
- a CDS encoding GIY-YIG nuclease family protein gives MKYVYILESLDGVHFYVGLTDDLRARLAKHNAGEVPHTSKYGPWRLKTYVAFSDKKQAVAFEKYLKSASGRAFAKKRL, from the coding sequence ATGAAATACGTCTACATTCTCGAAAGCCTCGACGGCGTGCACTTCTACGTCGGTCTCACAGACGACCTGCGAGCTCGACTGGCCAAGCACAATGCTGGCGAAGTGCCCCATACATCCAAATATGGGCCTTGGCGGCTGAAGACTTACGTCGCCTTCAGCGATAAGAAACAGGCCGTCGCTTTTGAAAAATATTTGAAGTCCGCATCCGGCCGCGCCTTCGCCAAGAAGCGCCTCTGA
- the ugpE gene encoding sn-glycerol-3-phosphate ABC transporter permease UgpE: MVEEEGFQRYLAHIILWIGIAIVAFPVYLAIVASTQDNAVIANGQMSLLPGGHFLETYYQTLFVGTSGSTREPVLNMMLNSLVMALLIAVGKIAISIISAYAIVYFRFPFRMAIFWIIFITLMLPVEVRIYPTYKIVADLHLLDSYAGLSLPLIASATATLLFRQFFMTVPDELLEASRIDGAGPFRFFWDTLLPLSRTNMAALFVILFILGWNQYLWPLLITTRDDMQTIQVGIRKMITTTDALTEWPVVMATALLAMLPPVFVVVVMQKLFVRGLVETEK, encoded by the coding sequence ATGGTCGAGGAGGAGGGCTTCCAGCGCTATCTGGCTCATATCATCCTGTGGATCGGGATCGCGATCGTCGCCTTCCCGGTTTATCTCGCGATCGTCGCCTCGACCCAGGACAACGCCGTGATCGCCAACGGCCAGATGTCGCTGTTGCCCGGCGGCCATTTCCTCGAGACCTACTACCAGACGCTGTTCGTCGGCACGAGCGGCTCGACCCGCGAGCCGGTGCTCAACATGATGCTGAACTCGCTGGTCATGGCGCTGCTGATCGCAGTCGGCAAGATCGCGATCTCGATCATCTCGGCCTATGCGATCGTCTATTTCCGGTTTCCGTTCCGGATGGCGATCTTCTGGATCATCTTCATCACCCTGATGCTGCCGGTCGAGGTGCGCATCTATCCGACCTACAAGATCGTCGCCGACCTGCATCTGCTCGACAGCTATGCCGGCCTGTCGCTGCCGCTGATCGCCTCGGCCACCGCGACGCTGCTGTTCCGCCAGTTCTTCATGACCGTGCCGGATGAATTGCTGGAGGCCTCGCGCATCGACGGCGCGGGCCCGTTCCGCTTCTTCTGGGATACGCTGTTGCCGCTGTCGCGCACCAACATGGCCGCGCTGTTCGTGATTTTGTTCATCCTCGGCTGGAATCAGTATCTCTGGCCGCTGCTGATCACCACGCGCGACGACATGCAGACCATCCAGGTCGGCATCCGCAAGATGATCACCACGACCGACGCGCTGACCGAATGGCCTGTCGTGATGGCGACCGCGCTGCTCGCGATGCTGCCGCCGGTGTTCGTCGTCGTCGTGATGCAGAAACTGTTCGTGCGCGGATTGGTGGAGACGGAAAAGTAA
- a CDS encoding organic hydroperoxide resistance protein, producing the protein MSVNVLYKTSAKATGGRDGHAATLDGALDVKLTTPKELGGGGGAGNNPEQLFAAGYAACFIGAMKFVASQGGPKVPADTSVTSTVGIGPRSEGGFGLAVELAVSLPGLSRADAEALVEKAHHVCPYSNATRGNVDVKLSVV; encoded by the coding sequence ATGTCTGTGAACGTGCTCTACAAGACCAGCGCCAAGGCAACCGGCGGCCGCGACGGCCATGCGGCAACGCTCGACGGCGCGCTCGACGTCAAGCTCACCACCCCGAAGGAGCTCGGTGGCGGCGGTGGCGCGGGCAACAATCCGGAGCAGCTGTTCGCGGCCGGCTATGCCGCCTGCTTCATCGGCGCCATGAAGTTCGTGGCCTCCCAGGGCGGCCCCAAGGTTCCCGCCGACACCTCGGTGACCTCGACGGTCGGCATCGGCCCGCGCTCGGAAGGCGGCTTCGGCCTTGCCGTCGAGCTCGCCGTCTCGCTGCCCGGCCTGTCCCGCGCCGACGCCGAGGCGCTGGTCGAGAAGGCCCACCACGTGTGCCCCTATTCCAACGCCACCCGCGGCAATGTCGACGTCAAGCTGAGCGTCGTCTAA
- a CDS encoding CaiB/BaiF CoA-transferase family protein, with translation MNTPAATGAMTGLRVIDLTRVLGGPYCTQILADHGADVVKVEPPAGDEVRDWGPPFHEEDAAYFVGINRNKRSIGLDLASEGGRAVLMKMLETADVLIENFKPGTLDKWGIGNDVLRAKFPRLVHCRISGFGADGPRGGNPGYDAIIQAMTGMIAATGSPESGPMRIGVPLVDITTGLYAAIGILMALSERQRSGLGQFIETTLYETGLAIMHPHTANYFMHGKPPSLTGNEHPNLVPYAIFPTKTDNIFIGVGNDGTFRKLAKEIGKPELGTDPRFARNKDRIANRDALRVELAAVFNQHEAEPLCNRLLAAGLPAGPVQKIDQALTNPHTIHRGDVIEKDWYKGVASPIRLERTKPSLRRTPPKFSQHAAEVLGEFGYSKDEIKGLVDKGVVCGPQRKR, from the coding sequence ATGAATACCCCAGCGGCTACGGGCGCGATGACCGGACTGCGCGTGATCGATCTGACGCGCGTGCTCGGCGGCCCGTATTGCACCCAGATCCTTGCCGACCACGGCGCCGACGTGGTCAAGGTCGAGCCGCCCGCCGGCGACGAGGTGCGCGACTGGGGTCCTCCCTTCCACGAGGAAGACGCGGCCTATTTCGTCGGCATCAACCGCAACAAGCGCTCGATCGGCCTCGACCTCGCCTCCGAGGGCGGCCGCGCGGTGCTGATGAAGATGCTCGAGACCGCCGACGTGCTGATCGAGAACTTCAAGCCGGGCACGCTCGACAAATGGGGCATCGGCAACGACGTGCTGCGCGCGAAGTTTCCGCGGCTCGTGCATTGCCGGATATCGGGCTTCGGTGCGGACGGCCCGCGCGGCGGCAATCCCGGCTATGACGCGATCATCCAGGCGATGACCGGCATGATCGCGGCGACCGGCTCGCCGGAGAGCGGCCCGATGCGGATCGGCGTGCCGCTGGTCGACATCACCACCGGCCTCTATGCGGCGATCGGCATCCTGATGGCGCTGTCGGAGCGGCAGCGCTCCGGGCTCGGCCAGTTCATCGAGACCACGCTGTACGAGACCGGGCTTGCGATCATGCATCCGCACACCGCGAACTATTTCATGCATGGCAAGCCGCCATCGCTCACCGGCAACGAGCATCCGAACCTCGTGCCTTACGCGATCTTCCCGACCAAGACCGACAACATCTTCATCGGCGTCGGCAATGACGGCACCTTCCGCAAGCTCGCCAAGGAGATCGGCAAGCCGGAGCTCGGCACCGATCCGCGCTTTGCCCGCAACAAGGACCGCATCGCCAACCGCGATGCGCTGCGCGTCGAACTCGCCGCGGTGTTCAACCAGCACGAGGCCGAGCCGCTGTGCAACCGGCTGCTCGCCGCCGGCCTGCCGGCCGGCCCGGTGCAGAAGATCGACCAGGCGCTGACCAACCCGCACACGATCCATCGCGGCGACGTCATCGAGAAGGATTGGTACAAGGGCGTCGCCTCCCCGATCCGCCTCGAACGCACCAAGCCGAGCCTGCGCCGCACGCCGCCGAAGTTCAGCCAGCACGCTGCGGAAGTACTCGGCGAGTTCGGCTACTCCAAGGATGAGATCAAGGGCCTGGTCGACAAGGGCGTGGTCTGCGGTCCCCAGCGCAAGCGCTGA
- a CDS encoding TIGR02300 family protein: MAKSELGTKRICPTTGKKFYDLNKNPVISPYTGEVVPIAPVAPPRGRGATVSSPATAAEMPEAAETEEMVSLEEADAEENTGKVKAQVPESEDDIEVDETIDDDDDDDSTFIADEEEGDEDVTDIIGDVGGDEET, translated from the coding sequence TTGGCCAAGTCCGAGCTCGGAACCAAGCGCATTTGCCCGACCACGGGCAAGAAGTTCTACGACCTCAACAAGAATCCGGTGATTTCGCCCTACACCGGTGAGGTCGTGCCGATCGCGCCCGTCGCGCCGCCGCGGGGCCGTGGCGCCACCGTCAGTTCCCCTGCGACCGCCGCCGAGATGCCCGAGGCGGCCGAGACCGAAGAGATGGTCTCGCTCGAGGAGGCCGATGCCGAGGAGAACACCGGCAAGGTCAAGGCCCAGGTTCCCGAATCCGAGGACGATATCGAGGTCGATGAGACGATCGACGACGATGACGACGACGATTCGACCTTCATCGCCGACGAGGAAGAGGGCGATGAGGACGTGACCGATATTATTGGTGACGTCGGCGGCGACGAAGAGACTTGA
- the cmk gene encoding (d)CMP kinase — MIIAIDGPAASGKGTLGKRLAHHYGYRHLDTGVIYRAVAYAMMAQGADLNDEALAVAVALELDPEKFGNPILKTQKVGEGASVVSAFPKVREALVSFQRQFAADPPGAVLDGRDIGTVICPDADVKIFVVADPRVRAQRRTLEARARGEDADEEAVLADILKRDERDKNRAIAPLRPAADAHTLDNSNLDIEAGVRAAIAIVEAARARR, encoded by the coding sequence ATGATCATCGCCATCGACGGACCCGCCGCCTCCGGCAAGGGCACGCTCGGCAAGCGGCTCGCCCACCACTACGGCTACCGCCATCTCGACACCGGCGTGATCTATCGTGCGGTGGCCTATGCGATGATGGCGCAGGGCGCCGACCTCAACGACGAGGCGCTGGCGGTGGCCGTCGCGCTCGAGCTCGATCCCGAGAAGTTCGGCAATCCGATCCTGAAGACCCAGAAGGTCGGCGAGGGCGCGTCCGTCGTCTCGGCCTTTCCGAAGGTGCGCGAGGCGCTGGTCAGCTTCCAGCGCCAGTTCGCCGCCGATCCGCCCGGTGCGGTGCTGGATGGACGCGATATCGGCACCGTGATCTGCCCGGATGCCGACGTGAAGATCTTCGTGGTCGCCGACCCCCGCGTGCGGGCGCAGCGTCGCACCCTGGAGGCGCGCGCCCGTGGCGAGGACGCCGACGAGGAGGCGGTGCTGGCCGACATCCTCAAGCGCGACGAGCGGGACAAGAACCGCGCCATTGCGCCGTTGCGGCCGGCGGCGGACGCCCACACGCTGGATAATTCCAATCTCGACATCGAGGCCGGCGTCCGCGCTGCCATCGCCATCGTCGAGGCAGCGCGCGCCCGGCGCTGA
- the aroA gene encoding 3-phosphoshikimate 1-carboxyvinyltransferase, translating to MAHSDTPTPLESRACGPLAGKVRVPGDKSISHRALILGALSVGETRISGLLEGEDVLNTAKSMRALGARVERTAPFTWSVAGVGVGGFAQPAAPLDFGNSGTGCRLVMGAVAGCPIAAIFDGDASLRSRPMRRILDPLELMGARTSDIREGGRLPLTLHGARYPVPIVYKTPVASAQIKSAVLLAGLSAPGITTVIEQEASRDHTELMLKHFGAEISSEKEGSHGRRISLNGEPELHGANVVVPADPSSASFPIVAALIVEGSDVVFSDVMTNPLRTGLFTTLREMGASIEESDVRGDAGEPMAQLRVRASKLKGVEVPPERAPSMIDEYLVLAVAAAFAEGTTIMRGLQELRVKESDRLEATADMLRVNGVKVEVSGDDLIVEGRGHVPGGGLVATHMDHRIAMSALVMGCASDRPVKIDDTGFIATSFPDFIPMMRALGADFA from the coding sequence TTGGCCCATTCCGACACCCCGACCCCGCTGGAATCACGCGCTTGCGGCCCCCTGGCCGGCAAGGTCCGCGTTCCCGGCGACAAATCGATTTCCCACCGTGCCCTGATCCTGGGGGCGCTTTCGGTTGGCGAAACCCGCATTTCCGGCCTTCTGGAGGGCGAAGACGTCCTCAATACCGCCAAATCCATGCGCGCGCTGGGCGCCAGGGTGGAGCGGACGGCGCCGTTTACCTGGTCGGTTGCAGGCGTCGGCGTCGGCGGCTTCGCCCAGCCTGCCGCGCCGCTCGATTTCGGCAATTCCGGCACCGGCTGCCGGCTGGTGATGGGCGCGGTGGCCGGCTGCCCGATCGCGGCCATTTTCGATGGCGACGCCTCGCTGCGTTCGCGGCCGATGCGCCGGATTCTCGATCCCCTGGAGCTGATGGGCGCCCGGACCAGCGACATCAGGGAGGGAGGCCGGCTGCCGCTGACCCTGCATGGCGCCCGCTATCCGGTGCCGATCGTCTACAAGACGCCGGTCGCCTCGGCCCAGATCAAGTCCGCGGTGCTGCTGGCGGGGCTGTCCGCGCCCGGCATCACCACGGTCATCGAGCAGGAGGCGAGCCGCGACCACACCGAGCTGATGCTGAAGCATTTCGGCGCCGAGATCTCCTCGGAGAAGGAAGGCAGCCACGGCCGCCGGATCTCGCTGAACGGCGAGCCCGAGCTGCACGGCGCCAACGTCGTGGTGCCCGCCGATCCGTCCTCCGCGTCATTCCCGATCGTGGCCGCACTGATCGTCGAAGGGTCCGACGTCGTGTTCTCCGATGTGATGACCAATCCGCTGCGCACCGGTCTGTTCACCACGCTGCGCGAAATGGGCGCCTCGATCGAAGAGAGCGACGTGCGCGGCGATGCCGGCGAGCCGATGGCGCAGCTGCGCGTGCGGGCCTCGAAGCTGAAGGGCGTCGAGGTGCCGCCGGAGCGCGCGCCGTCGATGATCGACGAGTATCTCGTGCTGGCGGTTGCCGCGGCGTTTGCCGAAGGCACCACGATCATGCGCGGTTTGCAGGAGCTGCGTGTCAAGGAATCCGACCGTCTCGAAGCCACCGCGGATATGCTGCGCGTCAACGGCGTCAAGGTCGAGGTTTCCGGCGATGATCTGATCGTCGAGGGGCGCGGCCACGTCCCGGGCGGCGGCCTCGTCGCCACCCACATGGATCATCGCATCGCGATGTCGGCGCTGGTGATGGGCTGTGCCTCGGATCGGCCGGTCAAGATCGATGACACCGGCTTCATCGCCACCAGTTTCCCGGATTTCATTCCGATGATGCGCGCGCTCGGAGCTGACTTCGCATGA
- a CDS encoding sn-glycerol-3-phosphate import ATP-binding protein UgpC: protein MANVTLRSVRKTYPGGFEAIKGVDVDVGDGQFCVLVGPSGCGKSTLLRMVAGLETITGGEIDIGGRVVNQVEPADRDIAMVFQNYALYPHMSVYNNMAYGLRNRGMAEAEIKTRVEEAARVLELSPMLERKPRQLSGGQRQRVAMGRAIVRQPKVFLFDEPLSNLDAKLRIAMRVEIRKLQRRLNTTSIYVTHDQLEAMTLADILVVMNGGQVEQIGNPLDIYQKPATTFVASFIGAPPMNLMPLRSDELASQIAAADGAGIVGIRPEDFVITGETASGGVALGLTVEAIEHVGAETFVYGSRQREEQGVAANPGELPPGEVIVRVPGATGPAIGERIRAVAPRDKLHLFTADGRKRVGP, encoded by the coding sequence ATGGCTAACGTCACGCTGCGCAGCGTCCGCAAGACCTATCCCGGCGGCTTCGAGGCCATCAAGGGCGTCGATGTCGACGTCGGCGACGGCCAGTTCTGCGTGCTGGTCGGCCCAAGCGGCTGCGGCAAGTCCACGCTGCTGCGCATGGTCGCGGGGCTCGAGACCATCACCGGCGGCGAGATCGACATCGGCGGCCGCGTCGTCAACCAGGTCGAGCCCGCCGATCGCGACATCGCGATGGTGTTCCAGAACTACGCGCTCTACCCGCATATGAGCGTCTACAACAACATGGCCTACGGCCTGCGCAACCGCGGCATGGCCGAAGCGGAGATCAAGACCCGCGTCGAGGAAGCCGCGCGCGTGCTCGAGCTGTCGCCGATGCTGGAGCGCAAGCCGCGCCAGCTCTCCGGCGGCCAGCGCCAGCGCGTCGCGATGGGCCGCGCCATCGTCCGCCAGCCGAAAGTGTTCCTGTTCGACGAGCCGCTGTCGAACCTCGACGCCAAGCTGCGTATCGCGATGCGGGTCGAGATCCGCAAGCTGCAGCGCCGGCTCAACACCACCTCGATCTACGTCACCCACGACCAGCTCGAGGCGATGACGCTGGCCGACATCCTCGTGGTCATGAACGGCGGCCAGGTCGAGCAGATCGGCAATCCGCTGGATATCTACCAGAAGCCGGCGACCACCTTCGTCGCCTCCTTCATCGGCGCGCCGCCGATGAATTTGATGCCGCTGCGTTCGGACGAGCTGGCGTCCCAGATCGCGGCCGCAGATGGCGCCGGCATCGTCGGCATCCGGCCGGAGGACTTCGTGATCACCGGAGAGACCGCGTCCGGCGGCGTCGCGCTCGGCCTGACGGTCGAGGCGATCGAGCATGTCGGCGCCGAGACCTTCGTCTATGGCAGCCGCCAGCGCGAGGAGCAGGGCGTTGCCGCCAATCCGGGCGAGTTGCCGCCGGGCGAGGTGATCGTCCGGGTTCCCGGCGCCACTGGACCTGCCATCGGCGAGCGGATCCGGGCGGTCGCGCCGCGCGACAAACTGCATCTTTTTACCGCCGACGGCCGCAAGCGCGTCGGCCCGTAA
- the ugpA gene encoding sn-glycerol-3-phosphate ABC transporter permease UgpA, producing the protein MQKQAIFQSKLLPYALVAPQLAIVLIFFYWPAAQAVIQSFLLQDAFGLSTSFVWFENYLELFKEPAYFAAIVRTFAFSFAIAVSSLSFALLLAVMADRPLRGSTLYRTLLIWPYAVAPPVVGVLWVFMLHPSLGVLSRYLRAMGVDWNPLLDGDQAAALIILAAAWKQISYNFLFFLAGLQSIPKSVIEAAAIDGARPMRRFWTVIFPLLSPTIFFLLVINIVYAFFDTFGIIDTMTRGGPGKATETLVYKVYTDGLLGGNLGSSAAQSVILMVIVVVLTGIQFRFVERKVTY; encoded by the coding sequence ATGCAAAAGCAAGCGATTTTCCAATCAAAGCTGTTGCCTTATGCGCTGGTTGCCCCGCAACTCGCGATCGTCCTGATCTTTTTCTACTGGCCGGCCGCGCAGGCGGTGATCCAGTCCTTCCTGTTGCAGGACGCCTTCGGCCTTTCGACCAGCTTCGTGTGGTTCGAGAACTATCTCGAGCTGTTCAAGGAGCCGGCCTATTTCGCGGCCATCGTGCGCACCTTCGCGTTCTCGTTCGCGATCGCGGTGTCCTCGCTGTCGTTCGCGCTGCTGCTCGCCGTCATGGCCGACAGGCCGCTGCGCGGCTCGACTCTCTACCGCACGCTGCTGATTTGGCCCTATGCCGTCGCCCCGCCGGTGGTCGGCGTACTCTGGGTGTTCATGCTGCACCCCTCGCTCGGCGTGCTGTCGCGCTATCTGCGCGCCATGGGCGTTGACTGGAATCCGCTGCTCGACGGCGACCAGGCGGCGGCCCTGATCATCCTCGCCGCGGCCTGGAAGCAGATCTCCTACAATTTCTTGTTCTTCCTCGCCGGGCTGCAGAGCATCCCGAAGAGCGTGATCGAGGCCGCCGCGATCGACGGCGCCCGTCCGATGCGGCGGTTCTGGACCGTGATCTTCCCGCTGCTGTCGCCCACCATCTTCTTCCTGCTGGTCATCAACATCGTCTACGCCTTCTTCGACACCTTCGGCATCATCGACACGATGACCCGCGGCGGCCCCGGCAAGGCGACCGAAACGCTGGTCTACAAGGTCTACACGGACGGCCTGCTGGGCGGAAATCTCGGCTCGTCGGCGGCGCAATCGGTCATCCTGATGGTCATCGTCGTCGTGCTGACGGGGATCCAGTTCCGCTTCGTCGAACGCAAGGTGACCTACTGA
- the ugpB gene encoding sn-glycerol-3-phosphate ABC transporter substrate-binding protein UgpB, producing MIFRRLGAAAVAAATLAFASPAFAVTEIQWWHAMTGANNDVIVKLANDFNASQSDYKVIPTYKGGYADTMNAGIAAFRAGNAPAIMQVFEVGTATMMAATGAVKPVYKLMADAGEKFDPSVYLPAITGYYSTSKGEMLSFPFNSSSTVMWVNLDALKKANIAEIPKTWPQVFEDAKKLKAAGYTTCGFSGSWVTWVNLEQLSAWHNVPLASKANGLDGFDTVLEFNGPLQVKHLENLVELQKDKTYDYAGRTNTGEGRFTSGECPIYLTSSAFFGNVKAQAKFNFTAAPMPYYPDVKGAPQNSIIGGASLWIMGGKSAEEYKGVAKFLTFLSDTERQVWIHKASGYLPITKAAYAKAKEEGFYKDQPYLETPLLELTNKEPTENSRGLRLGNMVQLRDMWSEEIEQALAGKKTAKQALDSAVERGNQMLRQFEKTAVR from the coding sequence ATGATTTTTCGACGATTAGGCGCTGCCGCGGTAGCTGCTGCCACGCTTGCATTCGCGTCGCCTGCGTTTGCGGTGACGGAGATTCAGTGGTGGCACGCGATGACCGGTGCCAACAATGACGTCATCGTCAAGCTGGCCAACGACTTCAACGCCTCGCAGTCCGACTACAAGGTGATCCCGACCTACAAGGGCGGCTACGCCGACACCATGAATGCCGGCATCGCCGCATTCCGCGCCGGCAACGCGCCGGCCATCATGCAGGTGTTCGAGGTCGGCACCGCAACGATGATGGCCGCCACCGGCGCCGTCAAACCGGTCTACAAGCTGATGGCCGACGCCGGCGAGAAGTTCGATCCGAGCGTCTATCTGCCCGCGATCACCGGCTACTACTCGACCTCGAAGGGCGAGATGCTGTCGTTCCCCTTCAACTCGTCGTCGACCGTGATGTGGGTCAATCTCGACGCGCTGAAGAAAGCCAACATCGCGGAGATCCCGAAGACCTGGCCGCAAGTGTTCGAGGACGCCAAGAAGCTGAAGGCGGCTGGCTACACCACCTGCGGCTTCTCCGGCTCGTGGGTCACCTGGGTCAATCTCGAGCAGCTCTCGGCCTGGCACAACGTGCCGCTCGCCAGCAAGGCCAACGGCCTCGACGGCTTCGACACCGTGCTCGAATTCAACGGCCCGCTGCAGGTCAAGCATCTCGAGAACCTGGTCGAGCTGCAGAAGGACAAGACCTACGACTATGCCGGCCGCACCAACACCGGCGAAGGCCGCTTCACCTCGGGCGAGTGCCCGATCTACCTGACCTCGTCGGCCTTCTTCGGCAACGTCAAGGCGCAGGCCAAGTTCAACTTCACCGCCGCGCCGATGCCCTATTATCCCGACGTCAAGGGCGCGCCGCAGAACTCGATCATCGGCGGCGCCTCGCTCTGGATCATGGGCGGCAAGTCGGCCGAGGAATACAAGGGCGTCGCCAAGTTCCTGACCTTCCTCTCGGACACCGAGCGCCAGGTCTGGATCCACAAGGCATCGGGCTATCTGCCGATCACCAAGGCCGCCTACGCCAAGGCCAAGGAAGAGGGCTTCTACAAGGATCAGCCTTATCTGGAGACCCCGCTGCTCGAGCTCACCAACAAGGAGCCGACCGAGAACTCCCGCGGTCTGCGCCTCGGCAACATGGTGCAGCTGCGCGACATGTGGTCGGAGGAGATCGAGCAGGCGCTGGCCGGCAAGAAGACCGCCAAGCAAGCGCTGGACTCGGCCGTCGAGCGCGGCAACCAGATGCTGCGGCAGTTTGAAAAGACCGCCGTCCGCTGA
- a CDS encoding MarR family winged helix-turn-helix transcriptional regulator — translation MARKPTAADQALRLDNQICFAVYSTAHAFNRVYKPLLDRLGLTYPQYLVMLALWERDDVPVKDLGERLFLDSGTLTPLLKRLEAAELIKRTRSTEDERVVLIALTAQGHALREKAKAVPQSILAASDCTVGELLAMKDEIVALRDRLNAVLGE, via the coding sequence ATGGCCAGGAAACCGACGGCGGCGGACCAGGCGCTGCGGCTCGACAACCAGATCTGCTTTGCGGTCTATTCGACGGCGCATGCCTTCAACCGCGTCTACAAGCCGCTGCTCGACCGGCTCGGGCTGACCTATCCGCAGTACCTGGTGATGCTGGCGCTGTGGGAGCGCGACGACGTGCCGGTGAAGGACCTCGGCGAGCGCCTGTTCCTCGATTCCGGCACGCTGACGCCGCTCTTGAAACGGCTGGAGGCGGCGGAGCTGATCAAGCGGACCCGCAGCACCGAAGACGAGCGGGTGGTGCTGATCGCGCTGACGGCGCAGGGCCATGCGCTGCGTGAAAAGGCCAAGGCTGTTCCGCAGTCGATCCTCGCGGCTTCGGACTGCACGGTCGGCGAACTGCTGGCGATGAAGGATGAGATCGTCGCACTGCGCGACCGGCTCAATGCGGTGCTGGGGGAGTAG
- the rpsA gene encoding 30S ribosomal protein S1 — protein sequence MVSNSASSYTPTRDDFAAMLDESFAGGNLQESSVIKGKVVAIEKDMAVIDVGLKTEGRVALREFAGPGRDSDLKVGDEVEVFLDRIENALGEAVLSRDKARREESWGKLEKAFQNNEKVNGVIFNQVKGGFTVDLDGAVAFLPRSQVDIRPIRDVAPLMNNSQPFQILKMDRRRGNIVVSRRTVLEETRAEQRQELVQNLEEGQVIDGVVKNITDYGAFVDLGGIDGLLHVTDIAWRRVNHPTEVLTIGQTVKVKIIKINHETHRISLGMKQLLDDPWQGIEAKYPLGARFTGRVTNITDYGAFVELEPGIEGLIHVSEMSWTKKNMHPGKIVSTSQEVEVQVLEVDSVKRRISLGLKQTMRNPWEVFVEKFPVGSVVEGEVKNKTEFGLFLGLEGDVDGMVHLSDLDWKLPGEQVIDNFKKGDMVKAVVLDVDVEKERISLGVKQLEGDPFAEPGDVKKGAVVTCEVLEVKESGIEVRISGTEFTTFIKRSELARDRNDQRAERFAVGEKVDARVIQFDKKARKVQVSIKALEVAEEKEAIAQYGSSDSGATLGDILGTALKNRGTDK from the coding sequence ATGGTTTCGAATTCTGCGTCTTCTTATACCCCGACCCGCGACGATTTCGCGGCGATGCTTGATGAGTCCTTTGCCGGCGGCAATCTGCAGGAAAGCTCGGTCATCAAGGGCAAGGTGGTTGCAATTGAGAAGGACATGGCCGTCATCGACGTCGGCCTGAAGACCGAGGGCCGCGTCGCGTTGCGCGAATTCGCCGGCCCCGGCCGTGACAGCGACCTCAAGGTCGGCGACGAAGTCGAGGTGTTCCTCGACCGGATCGAGAATGCGCTCGGTGAAGCCGTGCTGTCGCGCGACAAGGCGCGCCGCGAGGAAAGCTGGGGCAAGCTCGAGAAGGCGTTCCAGAACAACGAAAAGGTCAACGGCGTCATCTTCAACCAGGTCAAGGGCGGCTTCACGGTCGACCTCGACGGTGCGGTGGCCTTCCTGCCGCGCTCGCAGGTCGACATTCGTCCGATCCGCGACGTTGCGCCGCTGATGAACAACTCGCAGCCGTTCCAGATCCTCAAGATGGACCGCCGCCGCGGCAACATCGTGGTGTCGCGCCGCACGGTTCTCGAAGAGACCCGCGCCGAGCAGCGCCAGGAGCTGGTGCAGAACCTCGAAGAGGGTCAGGTGATCGACGGCGTGGTCAAGAACATCACCGATTACGGCGCGTTCGTTGATCTCGGCGGCATCGACGGCCTGCTCCACGTGACCGACATCGCCTGGCGCCGCGTCAACCACCCGACCGAGGTGCTGACCATCGGCCAGACCGTGAAGGTCAAGATCATCAAGATCAACCACGAGACGCACCGCATCTCGCTCGGCATGAAGCAGCTGCTGGATGATCCGTGGCAGGGCATCGAAGCCAAGTACCCGCTGGGTGCCCGCTTCACCGGCCGCGTCACCAACATCACCGACTACGGCGCGTTCGTCGAGCTCGAGCCGGGCATCGAAGGCCTGATCCACGTCTCCGAGATGTCGTGGACCAAGAAGAACATGCACCCCGGCAAGATCGTTTCGACCTCGCAGGAAGTCGAGGTGCAGGTGCTCGAAGTGGATTCGGTCAAGCGCCGCATCTCGCTCGGCCTCAAGCAGACCATGCGCAATCCCTGGGAAGTCTTCGTCGAGAAGTTCCCGGTCGGTTCGGTTGTCGAGGGCGAGGTCAAGAACAAGACCGAGTTCGGTCTGTTCCTGGGTCTCGAGGGCGACGTCGACGGCATGGTCCACCTCTCCGACCTCGACTGGAAGCTTCCGGGCGAGCAGGTCATCGACAACTTCAAGAAGGGCGACATGGTCAAGGCCGTGGTGCTCGATGTCGATGTCGAGAAGGAGCGTATCTCGCTCGGCGTCAAGCAGCTCGAAGGCGACCCCTTCGCCGAGCCGGGCGACGTCAAGAAGGGCGCGGTCGTGACCTGCGAAGTGCTCGAAGTGAAGGAGAGCGGCATCGAGGTCCGGATTTCGGGCACCGAGTTCACCACCTTCATCAAGCGGTCCGAGCTGGCCCGCGACCGCAACGACCAGCGCGCCGAACGCTTCGCCGTCGGCGAGAAGGTCGATGCCCGCGTCATCCAGTTCGACAAGAAGGCCCGCAAGGTGCAGGTCTCGATCAAGGCGCTGGAAGTTGCCGAAGAGAAGGAAGCCATCGCGCAGTACGGCTC